AAGGTCACCACGTAGGTCACGTTGGAGTCGAGCGGAATGCCGCCCTGGCGGAGCTGGGCGCCGTAATCGGTGGTGTCGGAGGCGGTGACGGTGATCGCCGCGCTGCCGTTGGCGTAGTTGACGGTGGAGGCATTGGCGGGGGTGGGGTAGTTGCCCAACACCCAGGCGCCCTGATCGGCTGCGGTGGTGAAGGTTCCGCCCTTCACCAGATTCGTTCCGGCACCCGGCGTGAAGACGGCCAACAGGTTGCGGTCCTTGTTCACGGTCACCTTGAGGGTGGTCACAGTGGCTGTGGTGTCGCCGGACCAGCCGGTAAAATCGTAACCAACGCTGGGCGTAGCGGTGAGGGTGACCACGGTGCCGGGAGCCACGCGGCCTTCCGGCGAAATGGTGACCGTTCCGCCGGGGGTTCCACCGGCCATCACGGAGAGCTTGCCGTCGGCCACGCCATCGAACTTGACGTCTTCAGCATGCGCACGGCCCAGCTTGGCCATCGAAGGAGAGGCGGTGGGGAAGCCTTCCATCCACGCGTCGCTGTCTTTTTGATACTGCCAGAACAATCCGCCCGCGTAGCCGTTCTTGTAGAGGTTTTCCAGGAGGGTGTCGATCTTTTCGGCGTCCTGCATCGTGCTGGAAGAAGCAGTGGACTGGCTCCAGCTGTTGGAGGCGAACTCGCCCACCACCAGGGGTTTGTCGACGCTCCAGGCGGAGGCCGACTTCTTGAACGGGGAGTTGGAAGGACCGTTCCAGCCGTAGTAGTGGACCATGTAGAAGTCCAGCGTGCCGTCGGCGTCGGCGCCCACCGACTTCAAGGTGGCGTCGGTGTACCAGTTGAGGAGCGAAGCCTGAACAATTCCTGTCGAGACCAGCACGCCCGGCACGGCGCGATGGATGGCGCCCGCCATGCGGTTGGAGATTTTCTGGACGTCGGCCTTGGCGATTTTCTCATCTGTCCAGCCCACGCCTTCCACTGTGCCTTCGCACTCGTTGCAGATCTCCCAGGCCACCAGGTTCGGGTCGTTGCCGATGGCCTTCACCAGGGGCACCACCGCGTTGTCGATGTATGCCTTGATGCCCGCGTCGGTGGTGAACATCTTGCGGTTGTTCGCCAAGCTGCCGCCGCTTTGCGTGGCGTTGGCCTGGAAGAAGTTGTGCGTGAGAAGCACCGGCATCAGAAGGATCTTGTTCTCCTTGGCGATGCTCAGCATCTTCTTGACGTTGACGATGGTGTTGGCGCCCAGGCCCGACACCAAGCCGTCCGCACCGAACTTGGGGTCTTTTCCGCCATTGGTGGATAGCCACACGCGCATCACGTTGCCTCCGGAATCCGCCACATCCTTGAAGGACTTGCGGAAGTAGGCTTCCTGGCCGGCGCTCCAAGGCGCGTCGCCGACATCGCTTGCAAAATTCTGGCCGCCGGATCCGTTCTGGGACCAAGCGAGATTGAACCCGGAGAGGAAGATCTTTTCACCGCTGGGCAGCGTGATCCGGTTCCCCGCGGGGAGGGCTTGGGCGGCGGTGGCGGCCAAGGCGGCGCAAACAAGGAGGTTCTTGAGCAAGGTGTTGTCCTTTCGACAGTCGCTCCAGGATGCCATGAGCGACGAACAATTTGTCGTGAAAGATGGGAGAGCGTTCATGCCCTCACCTTGCCAATACATGCCAAAACGCATGAATTGTATGATTGTATGATGCCAGAAGCCCAGCGGGAGATCATGGAACGACTGCGGGGCTTGGTCAGACAATTCCCGGATCAGAAGCTTCCCTCCATGCGCTCACTGGCGTCGGCTTGGAATGTGGGGCTGCAGCAAGTGCAGATTGCCATCCACCACGGAGTGGAGCAGGGATGGCTCTGCACGCGGCCCGGCTCTGGCGTGTGGGCGCGCAAATCATTGCCGGATCCCACTCCCCCGGTGAGGCGGATGGATGCTCACCGCCTGGCGGATACGATCAGTGCCCAGATCCAATCGGGAAAGTTCGCCTTTGATGAAGCGCTCCCTTCGCCCAAGGATCACGCGAAGATCCACCGCGTGCATCCAACCACGGCCCGCAAGGCCCTAGGGGTGCTGCTGTCCAAGGGGATGGTGGAGCGGCGTGGGCGCAGTTGGATCGTCACTCGTCCGGTGGGAAAGAAGTCCACCCGTCCGCCGGTGTTGTGGTGCATCGGCGCGGCCGAGCAGCCGGGGCGGCTTCGCATCGATTCGGATCGAGAATGGGATTTCTGGCGCGATTTGCAATCCGAGGCCATCCGCAGTGGGTTGTCGCCGCGGTTGGTGACCTGGGAAGGGGAACTTCCGGAAGCTGATGAATCCGTGTTCGGCGCCGTGGTCTCCACCTGGCACCTGCCGGAAAACATGGTGGTGCTCGATGCCCTCCAGCGTGCCAAGATTCCCACGGCCGTGTGGGTGGCCACCGAAGACGTGCTGCCGGGCAAGCGATACCGGCAAGCCCGCGGGATGTGGTTCCACGACCTGGCCCATGGGCGTGGTGCGGGCGAAACCATGGGACGATTCCTGTCTGGGCAAGGCCATCGCAAGATCGCCTGGATCTGTCCGTTCCAGGGGAGCTCCTGGGCGAAAAACCGCATGGCGGGCCTATGGGCGGAGCTCGGTCCGCAGTTTGAAACCTTCGAGGCGATCGGCCCGTGGATCTCCGAGTGGGACATCCAGGTGCAGGTGGCGGAAGACCCCGCCGTGGTGGGGAGGATGGATCTTTCGGGGATCGCCGAGCAGGGCCCGTACGATCCCCTGCGGCGGCCCCTGGCCGAGTGGATCACGCGCGAGAAGACTCTTTCGATGTTCACGCCCCAACTGGAGGCGGCGCTCGATTCCGGTGCCACCTTGTGGGTGGCGGCCTCCGACCTGGTGGCCGGCTGGTGCCTGCGCTGGCTGGCCGCGCGGGGATTGCGCCCTCCCCGCGACCTGACCCTGGCGAGCTTCGACGATACCCGCGATTCGTCGCGACAGGATCTGACCAGCCTGCGGTTCGACGTCCAGGGGATGACCCGCGCGATGGTGCGTCAAATCTTGTCCAGTCGCGAGAGCCATCCGCTGGTGTCGCGCTATGCGGGGCACGTGGTGGAGCGGGGGACCACCCTGACCCCCATCTCGCGGCGCATACTCGTTCAATGAGCCATCCCGATCCCTCGCCGTACCGGCGCGTACGCCTTCGGGACCTGACCCCCATCTCGCGGCGCATACTCGTTCAACGAGCCATCCCGATCCCTCGACGTACCGGCACGTACGCCTTCGGGACCGGGATGGCCCATTTCACTTCGTCTGCATCCACGATCTGGGGGTCAGGTTTCCCCCGACATCGCTTCGCTGGTCGGGTGGGCGGCGGTGGATTGGATGCGATGTTGGCGTAGGGAAGGGGCGTGACCGTTCCGTGCGAAAGTGGATGCTGGTCGTGTGAGGTATGTCTGGAGGATTGCCGATTTACGGCATTGCTTCGCTCGCCGTTGAACGTGTCGCTTCGCGTCCCCCGGCGGGGGGCACGCTGGGCGGTGATCAATCCATCACGCAGCGGATGCCGGCGCGCGAGGGAAGGGAGTCGGGTTTCCATTTGGGTTCTGCCAGGTTTCCCCCGACTTCGCTTCGCTGGTCGGGTGGGCGGCGGAAAACTCAGTTCCCCCGCCAGGTCCAGATCGCCGAGGCCGACATCGAGCGCGGATCCCAGCCGGCGAAGACCGAGCCCCAGGGGTAGGCGAGGGTGGCGCAACCGTGGTCGTCGCGTTCCAGTTGGGCGCCCAGGAGCTGCTCCACTTCGCGGGCGAGGCGCTCGCCTTCTTCGCGGCAATCGGCCTCCGAGGGCCAGCCGTCGCCGCCCCAGCTGCGAAGCCAAGTACAGGAGTGGAGCACGCCCTGGAAAGTGGTCAGAGTGACATGGGCTTCGGCGTTCCAGAGATCGGCGGCGAAGTCGATGGTCTCCCAGCCGGTGTTGGGGCGGTTGCGCGCGGCGTCGTGCAGGATGGTTGCGACAATTTCCGGCAGGTCGCGGCCGCCTTCCAGCGAAGCGGAATGGTCGCCCCGGGTGAGGAGCAAGATGCCGGTCTGAGGGTCCAGCTGGACCTTCGGGGCGGCATCTTCGATCTGCGCGGTGTGGTCGTCCATGAATAGCCCTCGTTCGTACCGTACGGGAGAAAATGATCTCCCAGGGCGGTTTCGAGGGAAACATTTTCGGATTTCGGCAAAGATCACCGAGGTGGTCTATTTCTCCTCGATCGATGGCAATGGACGGCACGGGGCCACGTCAAAGCCCATCCGGACCCGCAAGGTGACGGGATCATCGTCCAGGGAACCCAGTCGCAAACTGGAGAAAATGCGTTGCAGATCGTACTGACCGGCGAGCAAACTGCCGTCCAGCATCACGAGTTTGGCCAAAGTCACGTTTCCGCTGACATCGATCTCCAGCACCAGGTCCATGGTGGGCCAGTGGTGGGATTTGGCGGCGCTTTCCAGCGCGGCTCGTTGCTTTTGGAGGGCTTGGCGCAGCTGCGAGACCCGCACCGCGCCGCCTTTCTGGATGTCGATGGTGTCGATCCGCAGGATGGCGTCCCCGCAGGCGTGCTTTTCGATCAAGTTCGAGAGGTCGCGTTCGGGTGCCACCTCCGGAGCCGTCGAAACATCTTCGGTCAGCATGTACACCGTGTTGGGATTGTCCAGGAAGCCATCGATCTTTCCGGCTCCCAGTTCCATGCGGCTGCCGCTAGAGCCAGCCACCATCGGCGGTGGGGGCGGTGGGGGCGCGCTGGACGGTTTGGGCATCTGGTTCGCCGCGTAGGAGGCCTTGGTGGTGCCGTACGGGACGGCACTTTCTGTCACGCCCAACGGAAGCTCCAGGGGCACGTCGATGCGGATGGACTTGCCGTCTTTCACGGTCACGGAATCCAGCACGGCGACAAACGAGGTGAATGGCGACATCAGGTGGTATTCCAACGCGAGCTTGGTGACATCCTCCTTGTGGTCGCCCGCCCACGGCAGCGTGAGCCGCCCGATTCGCGAACGAGCCCACAGGCCGCCCACGGCCGGGTGCGTGGCGTCTGGCTGGGAAAGGTCGACCGGAATCTTGTAGGTGACTTTTTTGGTGCCGGTGCGGCCGGTCACGGTGAGGGTTCCCTTGGCCGCGGATTTGAACCGTCCGGACAGGTGGATGGGGTAGCCCGCGTAGAGGTCTTCCAGGGCTTCGGGTTCCACATCGGCCACGGGGAGATCGCCCCAATCCAATCGGATGCCGGTCAGAAGCGGCGATTGCAGCTTGGACCAGAATTTGTCGACAATTTCCGTGGGGTCCTTGCCGATGGGCACCACGAAGGCGGTTCCGCGCCCGGCCTTGGCGCCGCCCTCGATCATGTGCTGGTTCACCGACGACCCCACCCCGAAAACATGGACCCGCACCCGGTCTCCCACCCGGTCGTGGATGGCTTGCAGGATCTCCGACTCGTTTCCGATGTAGCCGTCGGTCATCAGGCACACCAACCGCTGCAGATCGCCACGTGGGGGGGCATCCAAGGCGGCCAGCAACCCCGCTTTCATTTCCGTGCCTCCAGCCGATCGCAGCCCGTCGATCCAGGAAAGGGCGCGACGGCGGGTTTCCTTGGTCACGGGAAGGGACGTGTCGGCAAACCACTGCGGGAAGTCGGAAAAGGACACGATTTGGATGCGGTCCACGGGACGGAGACGTTCCACCAGCTTGCGGGCGGCCTGCTGCACGGCCGACAGTGGTTGTCCGTTCATGGATCCGGACTGGTCCAGCAACAGCACCACCTCGCGCGGCACGATCTGGCTGGAATCGGGGACGGCGGGTGGTTCGATCATCAAGAGGAAATGCCCGCCCTTCTTCTGGCGATCCAGCACCAGGGCCACCTCGGGGCGCGCCTGCCCCACGCTCCATTCCAGGCGGAAATCCTTGTTGGGCACGTCGTCGTCAGGATCTGTCGAGATGTGCACGGCGTGTTCGGAGGTGGTCTGCGCCACCTTGTGGAACACCGAACGGAGATTGTGCACGGGAAGGCCCGCGTCCAGGTCCAGTTCCAACTGGATGCGATGGGGGTTGGGTTCGCCGGACGCCAGGATGGGCGGCTTCAGGGCGGATTCGTCGGCGACCTTGCCTGCGGGGCAAAAGCGCGGCCCCACCACGGTGGGAAACACGAAGGTGTAGCGCCCGCTGTCGGAGGTCAGTTCCACATCGTACTGGATGCGCACCTCGATGGATTGCCCCGCCGGGATATTGGCCACCGATTGGGTGAAGAGGTTGGGTCTCTCCTGCTCCAACAGTGCCGCGGTCTTGCCTTGGGAGCGGGCCTCCTGGTAGGTGGCGCGCGCCGCCTCGCGGGTCTTCACCACACCCCGCACTTCGCGGGAGCCCATGCGGAAGGAGTATTCGTTGACCGCCGCGTTTGCCGGAAGCGGGAACACATAGACCGCTTCGATGGCCTGGCTGTTGTGGTTTTCGAAGCGTTGGGTCACTTCCACCCGCCCCACGATGCCATTCACCTTGGCCTTCACGCGGGTTTCCTTCAGGGGCATGCCCGCCCACGGATCGGTTGCCGCCTTGCGATCGGAGCTCTGCGAGAGGGATTCCGGGGGGAGAGGCTCGACGCGTGTCTCGATGCGGGGCTGACCGGCCAGGGATAGGGAAGAGATCACCAAGGGGAAGATGTTCATGTCTAGAACGTACCACGCACATCCTGGACTCGGCGGTCGGGTTTCGGTCCCCTGTTGGTCAGGACTCTGTCACAGTCATCCATGTCGCTCGCACTGGGGTTCGACAGGCTCACCCACCGATGCTCGCAGAGATCCGCCACCTATGGTGGCAGGAGCAGCAGGTGCGGTCACGGAGAATGGATTCGCCGCCAGGCGGGAACTCTGCGAGGGATTCATCCCGAGCGTGCTCGGAGATCAGACTTTTCGAAATTTGGCGGCTTGGGCGGGGCTCGCGATCCCATCGATGGTGGTGCCCAGCGACCGGGTGCGTTCCCGCATCCGGTGCAGGAGCACGCGACCGTCCGGCGAGATGCCTTCGCGGTGGTCTTCCGCAAGCACCCAGGCGAGGCCATCCAAACGCACCAGTTGGGGGCGGATGTCCCGGTCCAATTTTTCGCGCACTTCCGCCACCGCCTTGCGGGACTCCTCCAGTTCCTGGAGTTGACGGCGGATTTCCTTGCGCAGGGCGTTGTTTTCTGCCTGGAGGCGATGTTGGGCCAGCTCGGACCGGGTTCCGATCCAAACCAGGCCGATGATCGAAATGGCGCCGACCAAGAAGACCCATGCGGAGGGAGCGAAGGAGCGGGTGCCCAGATCGAGGCTGGTGATGGTCTGACGGGTACCGATCACGGAAAGGCCTGCCAACAGAACCAAGCTGGAAAAGAGCACCTGGGCGAACTTGGAAAGCTCGATGGTGCGATGGAAGCACTGGGCAGACCGAAGGCGGTTCAACAGGATCACGATGATTTCCTGGAACGGGTGAGATGACCGGAGACAAACGAACTTGAAGGAACGTAAGGTATCGGATCGGTTTCAGGCCTCCCTTCCAAGAGAGTCCTTTGTAAAAATGATCGCACGTTGCGTTAGAAATGCCTTGCGCTCATGAGTTCATCGTGCTCATGCCAACGCCTCCGGCTAAGGCTCGTTGTGCTCTCCTCTTCTCCCGGATCCATAGGCCGGCGGCCAACGCAAGACTGATGAAATTGTCCACGATGCTGGCCAGAGCCGGGGCCATCAGCCCCCATCGTCCATGGAGAAGAAAGGCCCCGCCACAAAGCACGGAAAAACCGACAAATTCCAGCAAGATCACATCCTTGGCACGGGACCGGCCCAACAGTGCGGCGGCAAAGATCCAGGCGAGGGTGCGGGGAAGCTCGGAAAACGCCTGCAAGCGCAGGAGAGGGATGGCCCGCTCGAAGCCTTCTCCGTAGGCCAGATGCAGGATAGGTGCGGCGCCGAGCCAAAGGATCATGGATAGACCAAGACTTCCTGCGAAGGCCTGCAACAGGATGGAGGGGTGGAGGCCTTTGTGGCCATCCGGCCCGGCGACGCGGGACAGCACCCAGGCGCCGACCACGCCATTCCACATCGGAAACAAAAGCTCCGGGATGCGCGCGGCGGCCTGCCAGATTCCGGCACCTTCCCAGCCCTGGTGCAGCATGAGGGTTCGCAGGATGATCCCGGCCAGTGGAACGGTGATCGAGGGGGCGGCACCGGCCAGCAAAAGGGGGAGCCAGGCCTTCCACCAGACGCCAAGTCGAGGTGGGCGCACGAACCGGGATTCGGCCAAGAATCGCGACGCGAAAGGAGCCAGGAAAAGTGCCTGGGAAAGGATGGCGCCCACCAGGCCCGCGATTCCCCACAGCGCGACCGCGCCTCCCCAAAAGAGGGCTTGCAAGATGCCGGAGCCCGCGTTCCACAAGGAAGCGCGCGTCCAGTGTGCTCTACCCAGCGCATCTCCCTGCCAGGCCGCGATCCAAACATTGGGCAGGATCAGGATGGGCAAGAGCGGAATCCACCATCCCCCCGCGAAGGGGAGCGCGATCAGCTCCAGGCGCCAGGATAGGGCCACAGCCGCAGAGCCTGCAAAGACCAAAAGGCTTCCCAGAAGGATCCCGGAGGAACGCCAGGCGGCGCGAGCTCGCGACGAGGTGCGGGCGGCGGCCCCT
This DNA window, taken from Fibrobacterota bacterium, encodes the following:
- a CDS encoding VWA domain-containing protein — its product is MNIFPLVISSLSLAGQPRIETRVEPLPPESLSQSSDRKAATDPWAGMPLKETRVKAKVNGIVGRVEVTQRFENHNSQAIEAVYVFPLPANAAVNEYSFRMGSREVRGVVKTREAARATYQEARSQGKTAALLEQERPNLFTQSVANIPAGQSIEVRIQYDVELTSDSGRYTFVFPTVVGPRFCPAGKVADESALKPPILASGEPNPHRIQLELDLDAGLPVHNLRSVFHKVAQTTSEHAVHISTDPDDDVPNKDFRLEWSVGQARPEVALVLDRQKKGGHFLLMIEPPAVPDSSQIVPREVVLLLDQSGSMNGQPLSAVQQAARKLVERLRPVDRIQIVSFSDFPQWFADTSLPVTKETRRRALSWIDGLRSAGGTEMKAGLLAALDAPPRGDLQRLVCLMTDGYIGNESEILQAIHDRVGDRVRVHVFGVGSSVNQHMIEGGAKAGRGTAFVVPIGKDPTEIVDKFWSKLQSPLLTGIRLDWGDLPVADVEPEALEDLYAGYPIHLSGRFKSAAKGTLTVTGRTGTKKVTYKIPVDLSQPDATHPAVGGLWARSRIGRLTLPWAGDHKEDVTKLALEYHLMSPFTSFVAVLDSVTVKDGKSIRIDVPLELPLGVTESAVPYGTTKASYAANQMPKPSSAPPPPPPPMVAGSSGSRMELGAGKIDGFLDNPNTVYMLTEDVSTAPEVAPERDLSNLIEKHACGDAILRIDTIDIQKGGAVRVSQLRQALQKQRAALESAAKSHHWPTMDLVLEIDVSGNVTLAKLVMLDGSLLAGQYDLQRIFSSLRLGSLDDDPVTLRVRMGFDVAPCRPLPSIEEK
- a CDS encoding cellulase family glycosylhydrolase, with amino-acid sequence MNALPSFTTNCSSLMASWSDCRKDNTLLKNLLVCAALAATAAQALPAGNRITLPSGEKIFLSGFNLAWSQNGSGGQNFASDVGDAPWSAGQEAYFRKSFKDVADSGGNVMRVWLSTNGGKDPKFGADGLVSGLGANTIVNVKKMLSIAKENKILLMPVLLTHNFFQANATQSGGSLANNRKMFTTDAGIKAYIDNAVVPLVKAIGNDPNLVAWEICNECEGTVEGVGWTDEKIAKADVQKISNRMAGAIHRAVPGVLVSTGIVQASLLNWYTDATLKSVGADADGTLDFYMVHYYGWNGPSNSPFKKSASAWSVDKPLVVGEFASNSWSQSTASSSTMQDAEKIDTLLENLYKNGYAGGLFWQYQKDSDAWMEGFPTASPSMAKLGRAHAEDVKFDGVADGKLSVMAGGTPGGTVTISPEGRVAPGTVVTLTATPSVGYDFTGWSGDTTATVTTLKVTVNKDRNLLAVFTPGAGTNLVKGGTFTTAADQGAWVLGNYPTPANASTVNYANGSAAITVTASDTTDYGAQLRQGGIPLDSNVTYVVTFDAFASVARDITPTLTTGDWKWQSNATVSLTTTKAAYSIELKSNINSADGMIQFCVGKLLTTVTIDNVTMVRKGSASVGSRYAQALGPLGARSGRRIRLASRHRPHQPRHRAGGGRQRIGTRSHPSRGGCHHGPPSGGRLRPSLRGPGIPRHPRSPRPTFAALRISKKASFQSPSSPLRRVGFFMPFINSCFIRE
- a CDS encoding substrate-binding domain-containing protein — its product is MMPEAQREIMERLRGLVRQFPDQKLPSMRSLASAWNVGLQQVQIAIHHGVEQGWLCTRPGSGVWARKSLPDPTPPVRRMDAHRLADTISAQIQSGKFAFDEALPSPKDHAKIHRVHPTTARKALGVLLSKGMVERRGRSWIVTRPVGKKSTRPPVLWCIGAAEQPGRLRIDSDREWDFWRDLQSEAIRSGLSPRLVTWEGELPEADESVFGAVVSTWHLPENMVVLDALQRAKIPTAVWVATEDVLPGKRYRQARGMWFHDLAHGRGAGETMGRFLSGQGHRKIAWICPFQGSSWAKNRMAGLWAELGPQFETFEAIGPWISEWDIQVQVAEDPAVVGRMDLSGIAEQGPYDPLRRPLAEWITREKTLSMFTPQLEAALDSGATLWVAASDLVAGWCLRWLAARGLRPPRDLTLASFDDTRDSSRQDLTSLRFDVQGMTRAMVRQILSSRESHPLVSRYAGHVVERGTTLTPISRRILVQ